CGGACAAGGCGAAGTTCCACTTGAAGAAATCCGGCTTCGACGGCGTGCTGCCACTCAGCACTTCGAACGTCGTCTTTTCCGGCGCCGAGACCATGGCGGCGCTCTTCCAGCAGTCCGCCGCCAAGGCGGGGCTCAAGGTCGAAATCATCCGCGAGCCGTCCGACGGCTTCTGGAAGAACGTCTGGCTCAAGAAGCCATTCGTCGGCGGCTCGTGGGGCGGACGGGCGACGGCGGACATCATGCTCTCGACCGCCTACAAGTCCGATGCCCCCTGGAACGACACGCACTGGAAGCGCGCCGACTTCGACGCGAAACTGGCAGCAGCGCGCGGCGAAACCGACTTTGCCAAGCGCAAAGCGATCTACCACGACCTGCAGGTGATGATCCACGAGGACGGCGGCGCGGCGATCCCGTTCTTCAACAACAACGTCGATGGCCTGCGTGACACGGTGAAGGGTTATTATCCCTCCGGCGCTTACGAGCTTTCGGGCATGCGCGTTTCCGAACGCGTCTGGCTGGATGACGCGTAAGCGGGCATGAGGCAACTCATCGGACCGGTGCCGCGAAGGCTGCTGGCGGGCGTGGCGACGCTGTTCCTCGTCTCCATCATCGTCTTCGTCGGCACCGAGATCCTGCCGGGCGATCTTGCCGATGCGATCCTCGGCCAGCAGGCGACACCGGAGGCGGTGGCGGCGCTGCGCGAGCAGCTCGGCCTCGACCGGCCGGCCTACCAGCGGTATCTCGACTGGCTCGGCGGGGTCCTCACCGGTGACCTCGGGCGCTCGCTGGCCAGCGGGCGCGAAGTCTCGGAGCTGATCTCGGGGCGGCTCGAGCGCTCGCTGCTGCTGGCGGCGGTCGCGGCGGCCATCGCCATTCCCCTCTCGATCGGGCTCGGGCTGCTGGCCGCCCTCTATGAGGACCGGCCGGCCGACAAGGGGATCTCGATCGTCACGCTGGCACTCGTCTCGGCGCCCGACTTCCTCATCGGCTACCTGCTGCTCTCGGTGCTGGCGGTGCAGTTCGGCTGGTTTCCCGCGCTCTCGCGGCTGACGGACACGATGAGCCTTGGCCAGCAGTTGCACGCCATCGCCCTGCCGTGCCTCACGCTGTCGCTCGTCGTCACGGCGCACACGATGCGCCTCACGCGCACCGCGGTGCTCTCGGTCATGAACCAACCCTACGTGGAGATGGCCGAACTCAAGGGCGCGAGCCGACGGCGGGTCATCCTCCATCACGCGCTGCCGAACGCGCTCTCGCCGATCATCAGCATCGTGATGCTGACGCTCGCCTATCTCGTCGTCGGCATCGTGGTCGTGGAGGCGGTCTTCAACTACTCGGGCATGGGGCGTCTGATGGTCGATGCCGTGGCAAAGCGCGACATGCCGATCGTGCAAGCCTGCGGGCTCATCTTCGCCTCCATCTACGTCGTCCTCAACATGCTCGCCGACGTCTTTGCCATTCTGACGAACCCGCGCCGGAGGCGGCCCAAATGAGGAGGCTCTGGCGCCAGTTCGATCGCTCGGCCCGGATCGGCGGAACGATCGTGGTCACCTTCCTGGCGGTCGCATTCCTCGGGCCAATGCTCTCGCCCTATGGCGAGTTCGAGATCGTCGGCTCGGTCTGGGAGGGGCCGAGCGCGCGACACTGGCTCGGCACCGACAGCGTCGGGCGCGATATGCTGACGCGGATCCTGGCCGGGGGCCAGCTGACGGCGATCGTCTCGTTCCTTGCGACCACTGGCGCCTTCCTGATCGGCTGCCCGCTCGGCATCGCGGCGGCCGTGCTCGGGGGCTGGTTCGACGTGATCGCGAGCCGCCTCGTCGATGCACTGATGGCATTCCCGACCCTCATCCTCGCGTTGATCGTGCTCTCGGCGCTCGGGACGAGCCTGCCCGTGCTGGTGCTGGTCATGGCCGCGCTCGCCTCGACGGTGGTGTTCCGCCTGACGCGAGCGGTCGCGGCCGACATCGTGGCGATGGACTACGTGGAGGTCGCACGGCTCCGGGGCGAGGGGATGGGCTGGTTCCTGCTGCGCGAAGTGCTGCCGAACGCGGCGCCGACCCTCATCGCGGAGTTCGGCCTCAGGTTCGTCTTCGCGGCCATCACGATTTCCTCCCTTTCATTCCTCGGTCTCGGCGTTCAACCGCCCTATGCCGATCTCGGCGGCATGGTGAAGGAGAACGCGCTCGCCATCACATTCGGGCGTTGGGCGCCGATCATGCCGGCGTTGGCCCTCGCCATTCTCGCGGTCGGCGTCAATCTGGTCGTCGATGGGCTCCTCAAGCGCAACGCCAACCTCGATATCCGCCAATGAGCGAACCGCTGCTGGAGATCAGGAGGCTCGTCGTCGAGGCGCTGACGCGGGATGCGGACGGCGGCGCGCACTGGCGCCCGATCCTCAAGGGTGTCGATCTTGCCGTCGCAAAGGGGGAAGTCGTCGGCCTCATCGGGGAGAGTGGCGCGGGCAAGTCGACGCTCGGTATCGCGGCGATGGGCTATACCCGGCGCGGCTGCCGCTTTGCCGGGGGAAAGGTGCGGTTCGGCGGGCGCGACGTGCTGACGGCCGGCGACGACGTCCTGCGGGGCCTGCGGGGGCGAAAAGTCGCCTATGTCGCCCAGAGCGCCGCTGCGGCCTTCAACCCCGCCCACCAGTTGCTCGACCAGGTGCTCGAGGTCACGCGCATCCATGGCGGCCTCGAGCGCAAGGCCGCGACGGCGCGCGCGCTGACGCTCTTCGAGCGGCTCGGGCTGCCCGATCCCGCGCGCTTCGGGGAGCGCTACCCGCACGAGGTCTCCGGAGGACAATTGCAGCGCGCCATGACCGCCATGGCGCTCGCCGGCGAGCCGGACCTCGTCGTCTTCGACGAACCGACCACCGCGCTCGACGTGACCACCCAGATCGACGTGCTCGCCATCGTCAAGGATGTGATCCGCGATCTCGGAACCGCGGCCATCTACATCAGCCACGATCTCGCGGTGGTCGTGCAGATCGCGGACCGCATCAAGGTCATGCGTCACGGGGCCGAAGTCGAGGAGCAGCCGACCGCGAAACTGCTCGAGCAACCGCGCGAGGGCTACACGCGCGAACTCCTCTCGGCGCGCCGGCACTCGCGCCCCGAGGCACGGGCAAGCGTCGGCCCGCTGCTCGTGGAAGCGCGCGGCGTCACCGCCGGCTATGGCCGTCTCGACGTGCTCCACGATGTCGGTTTCTCGCTGCGCTCGGGAGCAAATCTCGCGGTCGTCGGGGAGTCGGGGAGCGGGAAATCGACCCTCGCGCGCGTGCTGATGGGGCTGCTCAGACCTCGCGTCGGGACCGTGCTCTACAAGGGCGAGGTCGTTGCCGCCCGCCTCGGCGAGCGACCCCGCGATCTCAAGCGCCGGATGCAGCTGATCCATCAACAGCCGGACATGGCCTTGAACCCGCGCCAGACGGTGGAGGAGATCGTCGGCCGGCCGGCGCGCCTCTTCCACGGGCTCACGGCGGGCGCGCTCGCCCAGCGCGTGCGCGAACTGTTGGCCATGGTCGATCTTCCTGTCGAGATCGCGCACCGCTATCCGGGCCAGCTCTCGGGCGGTCAGAAGCAGCGCGTCTGCATCGCCCGCGCGATCGCGGCCGATCCAGAACTGATCATCTGCGACGAGGTGACCTCGGCGCTCGACCCGCTCGTGGCTGGAGAAATCATTCGCCTCCTGATGCGACTGCAGGAGCGGATCGGGGTGTCCTACATCTTCATCACCCACGACATCGATCTCGCGCGTGGCATTGCCGACGATGTGCTCGTCATGCGGCATGGCCGGGTCGTCGAGCATGGTCCGCGCGAGGTTATCTTTTCGCCTCCCTTTGCCGACTACACGCACCTGCTGGTCACCTCGACGCCCGAGATGCGGCCGGGCTGGTTGGAGGACGTGCAGCGCGAACGCCGGATGGCGTCAGCGGGGCACTAGCCATGAGTGCTTCGTAGAGGTAAATATATTTGACGTCACGCAACAGCCGCTGAGAGGCGGCCATCCTGGAGGGTCGAGACATGGGGCGCCGTGAAGGTCGGGCGCGTCAGCGCCGTGATACCACCGAGGGGCTGGGCCAGTTGGCGTGGCGCGAGGTGCGCAATCCCCACCCGCCAATCGAGATCCTCGACCCGGATCAATTGGACGCCATCCACGACACCTCGATGCGTGTCCTTTCCGAGATCGGCATCAGGGTGCTCGAGGGCGAAGCCCGCAGCCTCCTGCGCGCGGCCGGAGCGATGGTGGACGAAGCCAGTATGATGGTCCGCTTCGATCCCGGCCTTGTCGAAGAGATGGTCGGCTGGGCGCCGTCCGAGGTGACGTTGCACGCCCGCAATCCCGCCCGCAACGTGACGCTCGGGGGCAACCGGATCGTCTTTTCTTCCGTGATGTGCCCGTCGTTCGCCAATGATCTCGATCGCGGCCGACGGGCCGGGACCTTCGATGAAATGCTCGATTTCGTGCGCGTCGTGCAGGCCCTCAACGTGGTGCACCAGGCAGGCGGCGGCGGCTTCGAGCCACTCGACCTGCCGGCCGAGACCAGGCATCTCGATGTCGCCTACGCCCACGCCAAGCTGACCGACAAGACCTGGAAGGCCTGGTGCAACGGACGCGAGCGGGCGCGCGATGCCATCGCCATGGCCGGCCTGCTGATGGGCTGGAGCGAGGAGGAGATGGCGCGGCGCCCAGTGCTGACCGCCCCGATCAACACCAACTCGCCTTTGCAGATCGACATCCCAATGGCCGAGGGCATCATCGAGATGGCGCGGGTCGGGCAGCCCCTCGTCATCACGCCGTTCACGATGGCAGGCGCCATGAGCCCGGCCACCGAGGCCGGTGCACTCGTCGTGCAGAACTCCGAGGCGCTCGCGGGCTGCGTCCTGGCGCAGGCGGTGCGCAAGGGCGCGCCCGTCGTCTACGGCGCTTTCACCACCAATGTCGACATGCGTTCGGGCTCGCCCGCCTTCGGCACGCCGGTATTCGCCAAGGCGACCTGGGCGTCCGGACAACTGGCACGCCGCTATGGCCTGCCGTTCCGCTCGTCCAACAACACGGCCGCCAATCTGGTGGACGCACAGGCCGCCTACGAAAGCCAGATGTGTCTCTGGAGCGCGATCACGGCGCACGCCAACATCATTTTCGCGGCCGCCGGCTGGTTGGAAGGCGGGCTCTCGGGCTCGTTCGAGAAGCTGATCCTCGATGCCGAGATGCTGCAGATCCTGGTCAAGACCCTGGAACCCATCCAGGTGGACGAGGACACCATGGGATTCGCCGCGATCAAGGAGGTCGGCCCGGGCGGGCATTTCTTCGGTTCGTCACACACGCTCGCGCGCTACGAGCGCGCCTTCTACAGCCCGATGCTCAGTGATCGTCGGAATTACGAGACCTGGAGCGAGGAGGGACGCGAGAGCACGGCCATGATGGCCAACAGGCTCTGGAAGCAGTTGCTCGAGGAGTTCGAGGAGCCGCCGCTCGATGTCGCCGTCGACGAGGCGTTGCGTGACTACGTGGCGCGCCGCAAGCACGAGATCCTCGGACGCAGCGCGGCCTGAGCCCACTATCACGGCAGGCGAGCGCGGCAAACGGTAAGCCGGGTTGCCATGCGGCGGCTCGGCCGATATTGCGGGCTGGTGTCGTGCATGGCCGGATGCGGCCGACAGGGGCGGAAATCCCGAAGGTGTCGGAAATCGAGGACGAAACCATCAACGCGCTCGTCGGGCGTGCGATCCGCGGCTTCCGCGAGGAGCGATCGCTGACGATCCGTCGCTTGTCGGAGGTCTCGCGCGTTTCACCGGGCATGATCTCGCGGATCGAGGGCGGGCGCGTTTCACCATCGCTCTCGACCCTCAAGGCGCTCGCTGACGCCCTCGGCATGCCGCTCGCCAACCTCTTCCAGCATACCGCCGGCATCGCGGACATCTCGTACGTCAAGGCGGGGGGAGGGCTGCCCTCGCGGCGCTACCACGCCGACCACGAGCACGATTTCAGGCTTCTCGGTCATCACCGCGACGATGCCGTGCAATTCGAGCCTGCAATCGTGACGATCGAGCGCCGGGACGGGGACCGGCACCCCTTCTATCTCAGTCGGGGCTTCGTCTTCATCTACGTTCTGGAAGGCGAAGCCGTCTATGGCTACGGCGACGACAGGTTCGAGGTCGGGCGCGGCGACAGCGTCAGTTTCGATGCCTCCGTCCGGCACGGGTTCGTCGAACTGCTGACCCCGTCGCTGACGTTCCTCAGCGTTTTTGCCAAGCGGAACTAGTCGGGAAGGGTTCGGACCGGCTGGCTCGCTCGGCCGCTCGCGGGCAATCCCGACATCCCTTCCGGCATGCTCTGCATCACCGCCGCCAACCGTTCACGCTCGGCCGCCGTCAGATCGGGCAGCGGTCGGCGAACGCTCCCGCCGCGCCAGCCCCGCAACTGCATCGCCGCCTTGACGGTCTGCGGCTGGCCGAACTCCCTGGCGAGAGCCCGGTAGGGATACCAGCCGCGATGCAATTGGCCGGCGCGGCGCGCGTCGCCGTCGGCCATGCCATCATAAATTTCCCTAATGAGTTCCGGCAGCGCGCAGCTGTTGGTGGAACTCAGGCCGTCGAAGCCGGCTGCGAGCGGGGCCAGCATGGCGAGGTCCGAAGCGGCCAGCACCCTGATCCGGCCGACGAGGTTGGCGGCGATGCGATCTACCACGGTCGGTGACAGATCGCCCTGCTTCAGCGCGACGATACCGTCGAGGTCGGCGAGTTGCTCGAGGAGGGCGGGCGGCAGGGTCGGGCCGACGCCGGGCGCGTTGTATATCATGACGCCGAGGGGCGAGTGACGTGTCAAGCGTCGGAAAAACTCGACGACATGGCCATCGGTCACCTCGGACACATAGGGGGGCGTAACCATCGCCAGCCCCCCCAAACCTGCGGCCAGTTCCGTCAACTCCTCGACCACCCGCTGATCGGAGTGCGCGGTGCAGAGCAACACCGGGACACGGTCGCCGACCACCTCCATGGCGCGGCGGAAAAGGAGGGCGCGCTCCTCGACCGTCTGGACCGCGAACTCGCCATAGGTCCCACCAATGAGAATTCCATCGTAACCGAAACCGATCGCCCGCTCGATCGCTTCGGCCAGCGCATCGAGGAGCATATCGCCTTCGGCCCCGAACGGGGTCACCGTGATATTGAACAGACCCCGAACGCGCGCCCGCACCTCATCTCGATCCCGCATGGCCTCATCCTTCAAACGATCAGCATGTCGCGCGAAAGACCGCTGAGTTCGCGGCACCCCTCATCCTCGACGACCGCGGTGGCGCTGACGCCGACCGTGAATTTCCCGTAGATCCGCAGGGCTGGGGGCAAATGGAAGACCATCCCCTTCTCGATCGGCACGTCGATGCCCGAATAAAGACTCAACACATTTCCCTCTCCCCAATCCGGCGCGAAGGAAATGCCGATGCTGTAGCCCGTGCGCTTCTTGAAGTTCTCGGTGTAGCCGTAGCGATCGATCACGCCCTGGCAGGCCTCGTGGACCTCGGCGCACGTCTTTCCGGGGCGCAGTGCCGCAAGCGCCGCATCGAGCGCCTCGATGCAGCAGTCCATCATGCGCAGTGCCACATCGTCTGGTCTGCCGATCCAGGCGCTACGCATGAGGGTGGCATGATAGCGGTCGTGGCAGGCAGCCAGTTCGAGGAAGACGGGATCGCCGGGGCCGATGATCCGCCGGCGCCAGGTGCCATGGGGAACGCCGGAACGTTCGCCGCTCGACATTAGCGGCTCCATACCGACATATTCGCTCCCGGCCGCGATGGCGGCGCCCATCATGGCGGCAACGACATCGTTTTCGCTCGCGCCGACACGCACCGCCGCAAGGCCCGCGCTCATGCCGGCATCCGTATAACGCGCCGCCGTCTCGATCTTGCCGATCTCGGCGGGCGACTTCACCGCGCGCAGGCGCTCGACAACGCCGGCTCCGTTGCCAAGCTCCCCGCAGCTGGCGACAAGCGCCTTGTAGATCGCTATAGGAAGGAACCAGCCGCGCTCGTCGATGGCAAGGCGCCGGCCGCGCCAGCCGAGTGCATCGATGGCATTGACGGTCTCGGCCACCGGATCGGCGTTGTCGAGGTAGGGGCGAATATTCGTCAAATGGGAGTTGGCGACGAGATTGTTCAACTCGAGCTGGCGAACGATGAACACGGGCTCCCCGTCGACCGGAAGCAGCAGCGCCTGGTAGGTGTAGTAGCCGGGCGTCTGCTGACCCGTGAGGTAGTATATGTTCTCCGGGCCCGTAATGATCATCACATCGATGCCGCGCGCCGCGAGGCCCTCTCTGGCGCGGGCCATACGCGCGTCGAATTCCGACTTCGGAAAGGTCGCCTCCTTACCGGAGGCGACGACGGCGCCGGATACTCCCATGGCATTTCCCTTCCATTGTTGCGTTTGCCGGCTCGCCCGGCGGACGCGCCAGACGCCGAGAGCATGGAGCCCCGCGTCGGCCCGCCGTTCAGCCCTGGTAGTCTTTCTTTGCCCCGAGCATAGCTTGCGCGATGTCGCGATAGATGAGCGCCGAGCGCGTCAATTCCTCGACGGGAACGAACTCGTCCGGCTTGTGGGCAACCGCGAGCGCGCCAGGCCCAACGACCACACCCTCGGCACCCAGTGAGCGAAAATGGACGAGGTCGCATCCGCCCTGGAAGCCGCCGATCGAGGACTGGGGATTGCCGTGATGCCGGCAGGCGCCAACCGACGCCTCGACGATCGGATGGTCGCGAGCGGTCTCGGAAGCCGACCCCGTCGTCGGCCGGAAGCCAACGATGCCAGCGGTCGTGCCGGCTTCGCGCGCCGCCTCCTCGACGAGCCGGCGCAGGCCATCGAGCACGCGCTCCTCCTCCTCGCCCGGCACCATCCGACGGTCGAGGACGAACTCGCAGGCATCGGGCACGACGTTGTCGGCGACCCCGGCACTCGCGCGAACGACGGTGAGGCTGGCCGAGCCGACGAGATCGTGGGTTCGGGCACGCACCTTCTCGTGCTCGGCAACGATGCGCTCGAGCAAGGGAACAGAGCGCAGGATCGCGTTGACGCCGAGGTCCGGCATGCCCGAATGCGACG
The DNA window shown above is from Hyphomicrobiales bacterium and carries:
- a CDS encoding ABC transporter permease subunit, giving the protein MRQLIGPVPRRLLAGVATLFLVSIIVFVGTEILPGDLADAILGQQATPEAVAALREQLGLDRPAYQRYLDWLGGVLTGDLGRSLASGREVSELISGRLERSLLLAAVAAAIAIPLSIGLGLLAALYEDRPADKGISIVTLALVSAPDFLIGYLLLSVLAVQFGWFPALSRLTDTMSLGQQLHAIALPCLTLSLVVTAHTMRLTRTAVLSVMNQPYVEMAELKGASRRRVILHHALPNALSPIISIVMLTLAYLVVGIVVVEAVFNYSGMGRLMVDAVAKRDMPIVQACGLIFASIYVVLNMLADVFAILTNPRRRRPK
- a CDS encoding ABC transporter permease subunit, coding for MRRLWRQFDRSARIGGTIVVTFLAVAFLGPMLSPYGEFEIVGSVWEGPSARHWLGTDSVGRDMLTRILAGGQLTAIVSFLATTGAFLIGCPLGIAAAVLGGWFDVIASRLVDALMAFPTLILALIVLSALGTSLPVLVLVMAALASTVVFRLTRAVAADIVAMDYVEVARLRGEGMGWFLLREVLPNAAPTLIAEFGLRFVFAAITISSLSFLGLGVQPPYADLGGMVKENALAITFGRWAPIMPALALAILAVGVNLVVDGLLKRNANLDIRQ
- a CDS encoding nickel ABC transporter ATP-binding protein NikE, which codes for MSEPLLEIRRLVVEALTRDADGGAHWRPILKGVDLAVAKGEVVGLIGESGAGKSTLGIAAMGYTRRGCRFAGGKVRFGGRDVLTAGDDVLRGLRGRKVAYVAQSAAAAFNPAHQLLDQVLEVTRIHGGLERKAATARALTLFERLGLPDPARFGERYPHEVSGGQLQRAMTAMALAGEPDLVVFDEPTTALDVTTQIDVLAIVKDVIRDLGTAAIYISHDLAVVVQIADRIKVMRHGAEVEEQPTAKLLEQPREGYTRELLSARRHSRPEARASVGPLLVEARGVTAGYGRLDVLHDVGFSLRSGANLAVVGESGSGKSTLARVLMGLLRPRVGTVLYKGEVVAARLGERPRDLKRRMQLIHQQPDMALNPRQTVEEIVGRPARLFHGLTAGALAQRVRELLAMVDLPVEIAHRYPGQLSGGQKQRVCIARAIAADPELIICDEVTSALDPLVAGEIIRLLMRLQERIGVSYIFITHDIDLARGIADDVLVMRHGRVVEHGPREVIFSPPFADYTHLLVTSTPEMRPGWLEDVQRERRMASAGH
- a CDS encoding methyltransferase, which translates into the protein MGRREGRARQRRDTTEGLGQLAWREVRNPHPPIEILDPDQLDAIHDTSMRVLSEIGIRVLEGEARSLLRAAGAMVDEASMMVRFDPGLVEEMVGWAPSEVTLHARNPARNVTLGGNRIVFSSVMCPSFANDLDRGRRAGTFDEMLDFVRVVQALNVVHQAGGGGFEPLDLPAETRHLDVAYAHAKLTDKTWKAWCNGRERARDAIAMAGLLMGWSEEEMARRPVLTAPINTNSPLQIDIPMAEGIIEMARVGQPLVITPFTMAGAMSPATEAGALVVQNSEALAGCVLAQAVRKGAPVVYGAFTTNVDMRSGSPAFGTPVFAKATWASGQLARRYGLPFRSSNNTAANLVDAQAAYESQMCLWSAITAHANIIFAAAGWLEGGLSGSFEKLILDAEMLQILVKTLEPIQVDEDTMGFAAIKEVGPGGHFFGSSHTLARYERAFYSPMLSDRRNYETWSEEGRESTAMMANRLWKQLLEEFEEPPLDVAVDEALRDYVARRKHEILGRSAA
- a CDS encoding helix-turn-helix domain-containing protein, which produces MRPTGAEIPKVSEIEDETINALVGRAIRGFREERSLTIRRLSEVSRVSPGMISRIEGGRVSPSLSTLKALADALGMPLANLFQHTAGIADISYVKAGGGLPSRRYHADHEHDFRLLGHHRDDAVQFEPAIVTIERRDGDRHPFYLSRGFVFIYVLEGEAVYGYGDDRFEVGRGDSVSFDASVRHGFVELLTPSLTFLSVFAKRN
- a CDS encoding dihydrodipicolinate synthase family protein gives rise to the protein MRDRDEVRARVRGLFNITVTPFGAEGDMLLDALAEAIERAIGFGYDGILIGGTYGEFAVQTVEERALLFRRAMEVVGDRVPVLLCTAHSDQRVVEELTELAAGLGGLAMVTPPYVSEVTDGHVVEFFRRLTRHSPLGVMIYNAPGVGPTLPPALLEQLADLDGIVALKQGDLSPTVVDRIAANLVGRIRVLAASDLAMLAPLAAGFDGLSSTNSCALPELIREIYDGMADGDARRAGQLHRGWYPYRALAREFGQPQTVKAAMQLRGWRGGSVRRPLPDLTAAERERLAAVMQSMPEGMSGLPASGRASQPVRTLPD
- a CDS encoding M24 family metallopeptidase; this encodes MGVSGAVVASGKEATFPKSEFDARMARAREGLAARGIDVMIITGPENIYYLTGQQTPGYYTYQALLLPVDGEPVFIVRQLELNNLVANSHLTNIRPYLDNADPVAETVNAIDALGWRGRRLAIDERGWFLPIAIYKALVASCGELGNGAGVVERLRAVKSPAEIGKIETAARYTDAGMSAGLAAVRVGASENDVVAAMMGAAIAAGSEYVGMEPLMSSGERSGVPHGTWRRRIIGPGDPVFLELAACHDRYHATLMRSAWIGRPDDVALRMMDCCIEALDAALAALRPGKTCAEVHEACQGVIDRYGYTENFKKRTGYSIGISFAPDWGEGNVLSLYSGIDVPIEKGMVFHLPPALRIYGKFTVGVSATAVVEDEGCRELSGLSRDMLIV
- a CDS encoding ArgE/DapE family deacylase, with the translated sequence MTSTPDIARMKMQLARLVAFDTQNPPGREVEAARYIGEILSSMGFAVDFLDCGAGRTNVVGVLANGPGPSFAFNTHIDVVPAGSGWSRDPFKLVEQDGCLYGRGACDAKGPLAAMLETLRLLAADRERWSGTLIGVFVADEEVGSEGAKTYARTAAPIDYCVIGEPTGCSTVTAHKGSLRPIVRVDGISSHSGMPDLGVNAILRSVPLLERIVAEHEKVRARTHDLVGSASLTVVRASAGVADNVVPDACEFVLDRRMVPGEEEERVLDGLRRLVEEAAREAGTTAGIVGFRPTTGSASETARDHPIVEASVGACRHHGNPQSSIGGFQGGCDLVHFRSLGAEGVVVGPGALAVAHKPDEFVPVEELTRSALIYRDIAQAMLGAKKDYQG